The DNA region TTGATGTGATGTATGTGCCGGGGTGCTGCTGAACTTAAGCACGCTCTCCTCGGATACGACGGGCCAGCTGGATGTCCTTGGGCATGATGGTCACACGCTTGGCGTGGATGGCACACAGGTTGGTGTCCTCGAACAGACCGACCAGGTAGGCCTCGCTGGCTTCCTGCAGGGCCATGACGGCAGAGCTCTGGAAACGCAGGTCAGTCTTGAAGTCCTGAGCGATCTCACGGACCAGACGCTGGAAGGGCAGCTTGCGGATCAGCAGCTCAGTGCTCTTCTGGTAACGACGGATCTCACGAAGAGCCACTGTACCGGGCCTGTAACGGTGAGGTTTCTTCACACCTCCCGTGGCAGGGGCGCTCTTGCGTGCAGCCTTGGTGGCCAGCTGCTTGCGGGGAGCTTTCCCTCCGGTCGACTTACGGGCTGTCTGCTTGGTACGGGCCATTTTCTTTGTTCGTGTCTTTCAGCGAGAGAGACGGTGAATCCGACTCGCCGCCGCGAGGCCCTTATATACCGGGCAGCGGGGCCAGTGCAAGTCGAGCGGTGGCGGTGGTGAACCAACCAATCGTCGCCAAGCTTACGTCTCTTCATGGCCAATGAAATCTGCCCCACAGGGCAGTACTGGTACTGCTGCGACTGACACAGTAACTGACGAccaagtctgtgtgtgtcggtgtgtgtgtgtgtgtgtgtgtgcgtgtgtgtgtgattgcactgactgactgactgactgactgactgaaaccgcaCAGACAGATAATTATATCTGACCTAGATATATCTGACCTAGATATCCTGAGGCAATGGTGCTGacgaccaagtgtgtgtgtgtgtctgtgtctgtgtgttgcgtgtgtgtgcatgtgtgtgtgtgtacatgtgtatacgtatgtgtgtgtgtgtgtgtgtgtgtgtgtgattgcactgactgacacagtgacggtactgactgagacacagagagagtgtgtgtgttgtgtgtgtgtgtgtgtgtgtgtgattgcactgactgacacagtgacggtactgactgagagagagagagagtgtgtgtgtgtgtggttacgtgcgtgtgcatgtgtgtgtgtgtgtacatgtgtatacgtatctgtgtgtgtgtgtgtatgtgattgcactgactgacacagtgacggtactgactgagagagagagtgtgtgtgttgtgtgtgtgtgtgtgtggttacgtgcgtgtgtgtgtgtgtgtgtgtgtacatgtgtatacgtatctgtgtgtgtgtgtgattgcactgactgacacagtgactgtactgactgagagagagagagtgtgtgtgtgtgtgtgtgtgtgtgtgtgtgtgtgtgtgtgattgcactgaccaactgactgactgacacggtgacggtactgactgagagagagagagagagtgtgtgtgtgtgcgcgcgcgtgcgtgtacatgtgtatacgtgtgtgtgtgtgtgtgtgtgtgtgtgattgcactgaccaactgactgactgacagtgacggtactgattgagagcgcgcgcgtgtgtgtgtgaccaagtgattgcactgactgactgactgactgactgaccgatcgactgactgacacagtaaagagagagagagagagtgtgtgtgtgtgttcatgtatgcgtGTTCGCGTGTACTGAGATGGTTGTCGGCCGGCGTGTGCAGGCTTGTGTTGCCTTGATCAGGGTCACTGACACCATCTTTGACATGGCAGTGTGTTCTTCAGTGGAAATATCACTGATAGCTATTTGTTatctgatactgctactactactactagggtgggggttgtgggttcagcggttgggtggtggtgtggggaagagcgaatataatcatgcatgcacacatagtaATAACTGGTATACGCACATATCTACGTTCAGTGTACGTTTGTTGTGCGTCGTTGTGTTGTTGTAGAAACATTTACTTTTCGTATCCTctggtatatgtatgtatattgaatTATTGGCTGACATTAGAATTAAACAGATCGAGTTCGAGTTCAGTGGTAGATCTGATTTATGTTcggctcagctcagctcagctcttaCTATAATTATTTATGACAACTGAGCCAACAAGATAGACCAGTCTCGCTTTGGAAAAGATGGGTGGCCCTGAGAAGGGCCTTTGGACAGCAGGGAAAGCTGTTCCTTCGGAAGGAAGGCAGGTCTACTTGCTGCTGGTGTACTTGGTGACGGCCTTGGTACCCTCGCTGACAGCGTGTTTGGCCAGTTCACCAGGCAGCAGCAGACGCACAGCAGTCTGGATCTCGCGGCTGGTGATGGTGGAACGCTTGTTGTAGTGGGCCAGTCTGGAAGCTTCAGCGGCGATTCTCTCAAAGATATCGTTAACGAAGCTGTTCATGATGGACATGGCTTTGCTGCTGATACCAGTGTCAGGATGCACCTGCTTCAGCACCTTGTAGATGTAGATAGCATaactttccttcctcttcctcttgcgcTTCTTGTCTCCGGCACGGACGGCCTTAGCCTTGCCGGCTTTCTTGGCACCTTTGGAGCTGACTTTGGGTGGCATTGTCGCACGTTGAACGAGTGACTGAATGCAGGGCGCGCGGCGCGAGCTGCGAATATCTCGGGCGTCGGGTCGGAAGGCGGCTGTGCCTTACGGCGCGACTGCCATTGGTCGATCGGTGAAGCGAGCGGGCTGTGTACAGGCTTCATGACGGTCTTGAATAAAACGCTGCTGGGGCGCTGCAGGGAGGTCAGTTTGCTACTTGCTatcaactgaaactgaagaaacaTGTCTGGACGTGGTAAAGGAGGAAAAGTCAAGGGAAAGAGCAAGTCCCGCTCTTCTCGCGCGGGACTGCAGTTCCCCGTGGGGCGTATCCACCGTCTCCTGCGCAAAGGCAACTATGCTGAGCGTGTGGGTGCTGGAGCCCCTGTGTACCTGGCCGCCGTGCTGGAGTACTTGGCCGCTGAAGTGCTGGAGTTGGCAGGCAACGCCGCCCGTGACAACAAGAAGACGAGAATCATCCCTCGTCACCTTCAGCTGGCCATCCGCAACGACGAGGAGCTGAACAAGCTCCTGTCCGGTGTGACTATCGCTCAGGGTGGTGTGCTGCCCAACATCCAGGCTGTGCTTCTGCCCAAGAAGTCCCAGACCAAGGCCCCCGGCGGCAAAGCCTAAGGGAGCACTCATCACTCACTTTCCACTAAGTGACCCAGGTCCTTTTAAGGACCACCCTTTTTCCCGAGTGGGTTGGCCAATCTCGCTGCCAcaaagttgtgttgtgatgcgtctGGATGTGTCAGATGCTTACTttgcaacacactgacacaaaataaTGCATACGTTATATACCGGCacaacacatgtgtgcacacaaattacacatgataaatagatagacagagaaactgcCTTATAGGCGCTGACCGACTTATCGACTGGTTGCATGTGATACGTGTGGCAtcgctcctccccccaccccctgcacgcacacaccacagataaatacctacctacccacctacatacacacatacatacatacatacatgcgtacatacatacatacatacacatggtcGATCACACTGCATCATAGTTTCTTTTGTGTTGTCGCTGACATGTCCACAGCTGCcagtcagtctgtgttgtgttctgtgtgtcgaggagctgctgctgctgctgctatgttctacacatactgatacactggcacacatctaacatctgccaagcacatgctgcAACGTGATCaaccaggccttgaggggaaagggggtggagggagagaaaggaagaagaaagagaaagagcagaaacaaacaagtggatacataattaaatgaatgaatagataagtaaagaaatgaacttcaataggaaaataaagaaaagaaaaaagtaagcagacagataatgaaataacataaactggaggaaaagaagaagaaatgaacataaataagaagacaataatgataaagaataaatgaacaaataagcacataaatgtgaacaaacatacagaagacagataatgaaataatataaactggagaaaaagaagaagaaatgaacataaataagaagacaataatgataaagaatagatcaacaaataagcacataaatgtgaacaaacatacagaagacagataatgaaataatataaactggagga from Babylonia areolata isolate BAREFJ2019XMU chromosome 12, ASM4173473v1, whole genome shotgun sequence includes:
- the LOC143287966 gene encoding histone H3, translating into MARTKQTARKSTGGKAPRKQLATKAARKSAPATGGVKKPHRYRPGTVALREIRRYQKSTELLIRKLPFQRLVREIAQDFKTDLRFQSSAVMALQEASEAYLVGLFEDTNLCAIHAKRVTIMPKDIQLARRIRGERA
- the LOC143287968 gene encoding histone H2A → MSGRGKGGKVKGKSKSRSSRAGLQFPVGRIHRLLRKGNYAERVGAGAPVYLAAVLEYLAAEVLELAGNAARDNKKTRIIPRHLQLAIRNDEELNKLLSGVTIAQGGVLPNIQAVLLPKKSQTKAPGGKA
- the LOC143287967 gene encoding histone H2B, gonadal; this translates as MPPKVSSKGAKKAGKAKAVRAGDKKRKRKRKESYAIYIYKVLKQVHPDTGISSKAMSIMNSFVNDIFERIAAEASRLAHYNKRSTITSREIQTAVRLLLPGELAKHAVSEGTKAVTKYTSSK